AGACCAATCGATTGTACCTTTAACTAGTTGATCTACAACTTCAATAACATCATCCACTTGTCCAATTAATTGGTTGGTTgaatctctttctctcaaCGTTATAGTACCCTTTTGGATAGCTAGAAAATGTACAGCAAGAATCGTCAGCAATGACCGACCATTCATGTTTTGTCAGCAAACATTACTCACTGGCAAAATCAACGGTACATCCGAAAGGTGTACCGAgttcatcatttcttgCATATTTCTTACCAATAGATGCTGATGAATCATCTACCCTGGAGGCAATACCAATTCGTCTCATCTTTCGTGCTGCGAGTTATCAGACAATACCGTCAGGTCTCTAATCTCCATTTACTCGGCAAGCATGTACGACACACTCACAGATCTCATGAATTTTAGCTCTCAACTCGGCATCTTGGGAGATTGTGACAATAAGACATTTTATAGGAGCAACGACGGAAGGAAGGGACAAGACCTATTCAACGAAGCTGATCAGCTTAAATGCACTCAGTGTATCAAGGGAACAGCACTCACACCTCGAGCCTTATCCTGTTCTCGAGCCCAATAAGAGTGCTCCAGAAGTGAATATAAGATTCTACCAATACCGAAAGAAGGTTCAATGACGTTTGGTGTGAATTCTCGCACTACATTACTGTTGATCAGCAATCGTCGTTTGTTTCGCGGTCCTACTAAAAGTAGCTCGATCATGGCATGACTTACTGTATTCAGTTACGGTGATAGGTTCAATCTTGACGAGATCAGGTGTGATATCATAAGATTTACCATCGGCACATCTTACGGAGGATGTACTATAGGTCGCGACGGAGTAAGCTCTGGTGCGGCCGGCAATTTGCATCCAGCGTCAACACCTGACTTACCCAGAAGCCAATTCGTCCTTAATGCATTGTAATTTATCCTTTTCCAGACCAAGCAAAGTCTCTTTGATGAGAGTAGCATCTTTCTTGAAAGTCATACCGAATTTCTTGGCATCAAATTGAACGTCCAATTTTTCTACTTTTCTAGGTTGATCTAATTTTTGTTGAACTCTTAAGGGTTGTTTTGTTCGAATTGAATGAACGGTCAAATCGTATGCCGATCTATCTGCACATCCTACACATTCTATCCAACCGTATGAAGATTGAATCTCGAAATCCCAACAATCCTATTACATGCAATCCCGCCATTTAGCTAAATTCCCCTTCAAAAGGCAATACGATGGCACTTACAGCAGCGTAATGAGCCATCTCATTCGCCATATGTTGTCTACATCTCATTCTCGAAGGGTCAATACCAATTTTCTCGAGGAAAAGTTGTGTTCGACCAAGGAAATAACCCAAAGTTTCGTTGTCGACAATTTTCTGTTTATCGCAGATAGGCCCGTTAGCATGGCAACGGACTCGACCCGAATATCAGAGTGAAAGGTCGCTCTTACCTTGGCAACGGCATCTCCAACAGTCATTCGAGTAGTCTCAGTTCTACCTTCACTTTGTACGTCTTTAGGTAACAAAGTTAATGTAACATCTTTGACTTCGTGGAATCTTGCATGTCGTTTGTCGAGAGGATCAACGTAATGCTCGATTTCAGCCATTGTGAATTCTCTACACcgatgatgaaaaaaatcAGCTAAAATTAGCCTTAGATCAGAATTGTAACAAAACTGACTCACCTAACTCGAAGTAAACCTTGTCTAGGGgcaatttcatttctgAATGATCTACCGATTTGAGCAGATGCAAATGGGACTTTTCCATTGTTGAATTCTAATAATCTAGCGAAGTTAACAAAGTGACCTTGAGCAGTCTCTGGACGAAGGTAACTAATTGACGCAAATATCAGTTTATCAAACCTCTGGTTCTGGTACAAGCGTTGATTGACGTACCCCTTGATTTGACCAGTAGGACCGATATTACTTTCGAacatcaaattgaattcaaCTGGTTCAGAAAGTTCATTACCTGTAGCAGGATTTCGGATATTGTGTTTTCGTACTAATTCACCGAGCTCTGGGCCAGTATAATTGTCAATCTGACAAGGTTTTTCATTCGGTCAGCTTTTCTATCATCGATGATCGGCGAATGCGAGTAGATCcattttaataatttgtAAATAGGGAATACTCACTTGGGCTAATAGACTCTCATAGTCAGCCACAACATCATCCTCCAATTTGATAGCAACCGATTTgacattcttcttcttcttctttttcttatcatcttcctctacTACAGGTTCATCTTTAACTCCTCTAGCTTCTTTGTCACCTTTCAATCTAGCTTCAATGACAGCTTCAACTAAATGATCCGCTCGGAAAATTTCTCCGGTTTGAACATCTTTGACCATCCAATCGGCGAATCTAGCGTGGGGAAGGTGGGTTAGGCAAATTAAAGGAAATCAAGTGATCGTATTTCCCAAGCAAATGATAGTCGAAAGCAAGTAACAGCAGGGTGGACAAACGATTAGCGTGTGGCCccaaattgatcaaaagtTAAAAAGTTACTCACTTATCAACATGACCTGATGTTTTCAAAACTTCACTTAAAGTCATAATAGTTGTATCAAGTTCTAacatatcttcttcaatgatATAATGTTTTCTCCATTCATTGAGAACATTAGCTTGTAAAGCCGAACCAGTAGGTCCATAATCGTAAAGACCGGCAACACCTAGacaattataataattGAAAGTTTAAGTATAGTTATTTCGGGAACAAAAGTTAAAAGAAACGAACCTCcataaatttcaaaagcaGGAGCGAAAAAGAATCTTCTAGCTAATAAAGCATCTAAAGTagttttatcaaattcatgaGCAGTTTTATTGATTGGTTGAACAAGTTCAGAAGGgtttgaagttgatgctGCTGATTGAGTAACCattttattaaattgttgttgttgttgttgtttttgccttaaatttgatattttactCGAAAGTGAATTTTTATTCTGATTGATAGGATTTGTTGAGAATGAATTGAAGCGTCTTATAGATTGTAAGAAAGCTTGACGCATAGGaattttt
This genomic stretch from Kwoniella pini CBS 10737 chromosome 10, complete sequence harbors:
- a CDS encoding glycine-tRNA ligase, with protein sequence MVTQSAASTSNPSELVQPINKTAHEFDKTTLDALLARRFFFAPAFEIYGGVAGLYDYGPTGSALQANVLNEWRKHYIIEEDMLELDTTIMTLSEVLKTSGHVDKFADWMVKDVQTGEIFRADHLVEAVIEARLKGDKEARGVKDEPVVEEDDKKKKKKKNVKSVAIKLEDDVVADYESLLAQIDNYTGPELGELVRKHNIRNPATGNELSEPVEFNLMFESNIGPTGQIKGYLRPETAQGHFVNFARLLEFNNGKVPFASAQIGRSFRNEIAPRQGLLRVREFTMAEIEHYVDPLDKRHARFHEVKDVTLTLLPKDVQSEGRTETTRMTVGDAVAKKIVDNETLGYFLGRTQLFLEKIGIDPSRMRCRQHMANEMAHYAADCWDFEIQSSYGWIECVGCADRSAYDLTVHSIRTKQPLRVQQKLDQPRKVEKLDVQFDAKKFGMTFKKDATLIKETLLGLEKDKLQCIKDELASGTSSVRCADGKSYDITPDLVKIEPITVTEYMREFTPNVIEPSFGIGRILYSLLEHSYWAREQDKARGVLSLPSVVAPIKCLIVTISQDAELRAKIHEISRKMRRIGIASRVDDSSASIGKKYARNDELGTPFGCTVDFATIQKGTITLRERDSTNQLIGQVDDVIEVVDQLVKGTIDWSGASAKLESYSGVQDVEE